One stretch of Bradyrhizobium canariense DNA includes these proteins:
- a CDS encoding ATP-dependent DNA ligase, with protein sequence MNRFAELLDRLAYEPGRNNKLRLITNYFREVEDPDRGYALAALTGALSFKHAKPGLIRDLIAARTDPVLFALSYDYVGDLSETVALMWPKPEVNHDKPFPGYPPPQPSPARGEGAGPSPEQSVRKKSTADAATIRSVPSPLAGEGQGGGYHAGSANNGLHPQNLHNNPPPPTLTDVVTTLRTLGKTELPKQLARWLDELDETGRWALLKLVTGAMRIGISARLAKTAAAALGDKDPHDIELMWPGLAPPYLDLFAWLEGRAEKPINRDPAPFRPVMLAHAIEDTDFANLDASDYVAEWKWDGIRVQAVSGRDERGHMLARLYSRSGEDITKSFPDLLPSLHLSGAVDGELLVLRDGRVQTFNVLQQRLNRKVVSPKLIKDYPIHLRAYDLLSDGDTDLRELPFAERRARLEAFVTKLDDAKVDLSPTIPFDSWDALKSARADPASAGADEDAEAVEGVMLKRRDAPYLPGRPKGQWWKWKRDPHIIDAVLMYAQRGHGKRSSYYSDYTFGVWTSGEDGEQLVPVGKAYFGFTDEELLQIDRFVRRNTTEKFGPVRHVVHEPDQGLVLEVAFEGLARSPRHKSGVAMRFPRISRLRWDKPPREADRLETLERMLKADLAIAAAATVSGH encoded by the coding sequence ATGAACCGCTTCGCCGAACTGCTCGATCGCCTCGCCTACGAGCCCGGCCGCAACAACAAGCTGCGGCTGATTACAAATTATTTCCGCGAGGTCGAAGATCCCGATCGCGGCTACGCGCTGGCAGCGCTCACCGGCGCGCTGTCGTTCAAGCACGCCAAGCCCGGACTGATCCGCGACCTGATCGCGGCACGTACCGATCCCGTATTGTTCGCGCTCTCCTATGATTATGTCGGCGATCTCTCGGAGACGGTTGCGCTGATGTGGCCGAAGCCGGAGGTCAATCACGACAAGCCTTTTCCGGGCTACCCCCCTCCCCAACCCTCCCCCGCAAGGGGGGAGGGAGCTGGACCGAGTCCTGAGCAATCAGTTCGTAAAAAATCAACAGCCGACGCGGCAACGATTCGCTCCGTTCCCTCCCCCCTTGCGGGGGAGGGTCAGGGAGGGGGATACCATGCGGGCAGTGCCAACAACGGCCTGCACCCGCAAAACCTCCACAACAATCCCCCGCCCCCAACGCTCACCGACGTCGTCACCACGCTTCGCACCCTCGGCAAGACCGAGCTGCCCAAACAGCTCGCGCGCTGGCTCGACGAGCTCGACGAGACCGGCCGCTGGGCGCTGTTGAAACTCGTCACCGGAGCGATGCGGATCGGCATCTCGGCGCGGCTGGCGAAAACCGCGGCCGCAGCCCTCGGCGACAAGGATCCGCACGACATCGAGCTGATGTGGCCCGGGCTCGCGCCACCCTATCTCGATCTGTTTGCATGGCTGGAGGGTCGCGCGGAAAAGCCGATCAATCGCGATCCGGCACCGTTCCGTCCGGTGATGCTGGCGCATGCGATAGAGGACACGGATTTCGCCAATCTCGACGCTTCCGACTATGTCGCGGAATGGAAATGGGACGGCATTCGCGTGCAGGCGGTCAGCGGCCGCGACGAGCGCGGCCACATGCTGGCACGGCTTTATTCGCGCAGCGGCGAAGACATCACCAAAAGCTTTCCCGATCTGTTACCGTCGCTGCATCTATCAGGTGCAGTCGATGGCGAATTATTGGTGCTGCGCGACGGCCGGGTGCAGACCTTCAACGTCTTGCAGCAGCGCCTGAACCGCAAAGTGGTATCGCCGAAACTGATCAAGGATTATCCGATCCATCTGCGCGCCTACGATTTGCTCAGCGACGGCGATACCGATCTGCGCGAACTGCCCTTTGCCGAGCGCCGCGCGCGGCTTGAGGCCTTCGTCACGAAGCTCGACGACGCGAAGGTCGATCTCTCGCCCACGATTCCCTTCGATAGCTGGGACGCGCTGAAATCCGCGCGCGCCGATCCCGCCAGCGCGGGCGCGGACGAAGATGCCGAGGCGGTTGAGGGCGTGATGCTGAAGCGCCGCGACGCGCCCTATCTGCCGGGCCGCCCGAAAGGCCAATGGTGGAAGTGGAAACGCGACCCGCACATCATCGATGCCGTGCTGATGTACGCCCAGCGCGGCCACGGCAAGCGCTCGTCCTATTATTCCGACTATACGTTCGGGGTTTGGACATCGGGCGAGGATGGCGAACAGCTGGTGCCGGTCGGCAAGGCCTATTTCGGCTTTACGGACGAGGAGCTGCTGCAGATCGACCGCTTCGTCCGCCGCAACACCACCGAGAAATTCGGCCCCGTCCGGCATGTGGTGCACGAGCCGGATCAGGGACTGGTCCTGGAAGTTGCGTTTGAGGGACTGGCGCGCTCGCCACGGCACAAATCCGGGGTGGCGATGCGGTTTCCGCGCATCAGCCGGCTGCGCTGGGACAAGCCGCCACGCGAGGCCGACCGGCTGGAGACGCTGGAGCGGATGCTGAAAGCGGATCTGGCGATTGCGGCCGCGGCGACAGTCAGCGGGCATTGA
- a CDS encoding DUF6460 domain-containing protein: protein MPNDTRELPAANDGIYRFFGGSPLAVAFRLILMSILVGVVLAAIGFDPWNIVNSIRLLFRRIWDLGFDAINGLWRYFLLGAVIVIPLWLLSRLFGAPRAR, encoded by the coding sequence ATGCCCAATGACACCAGGGAATTGCCGGCGGCCAATGACGGGATCTACCGCTTTTTCGGCGGTTCGCCGCTCGCCGTGGCATTTCGGCTGATCCTGATGTCGATCCTGGTCGGCGTGGTGCTTGCCGCGATCGGTTTCGACCCCTGGAATATCGTCAACAGCATCCGCCTGCTGTTTCGGCGGATATGGGATCTGGGCTTTGATGCGATCAACGGGCTATGGCGCTACTTCCTGCTCGGCGCCGTAATCGTGATTCCGCTCTGGCTGCTCTCGCGGCTGTTCGGCGCGCCGCGCGCCCGATAA